One genomic region from Cellulomonas hominis encodes:
- a CDS encoding rhamnulokinase — translation MPAELPTMLAVDLGASSGRVIAGRLERGRLRTEELSRFANGPVAVPTPTGERLHWDVLSLWAGITAGFRAAGATGAAGAAGPVASIGIDSWAVDHGLLDPDGALLGNPVHYRDARTAGWPERLTAALPAPEHYATTGTQVQPFNTVYQLAAAAGDAQLAAAERLLMIPDLLGAWLTGRHVTELTNASTTGLLDVRSGTWSPRVLDAVRAATGRDVARLLAPVVPPATVVGGLLPHVEAELGLPGTRLVAVGSHDTASAVAAVPMAGDAAYVSSGTWSLVGLELDEPVLTEDSRAANFTNELGVDGTVRYLRNVAGLWLLQESMRTWADRGDPRDVADLVAAAADVPALRTVVDVDDPVFAPPGDMPARIADAARRTGQPVPEDPAAVTRCILDSLALAYRRAIRTASTLTGRSVEVVHVVGGGCRNALLCRLTADATGLPVVAGPVEGTAMGNLLTQALALGQIDGGLTAVREVVRASVDLVRYDPTGPDLAWQRAEDRLRP, via the coding sequence ATGCCCGCCGAACTCCCGACGATGCTCGCCGTCGACCTCGGCGCCTCCAGCGGCCGGGTGATCGCCGGGCGCCTCGAGCGCGGCCGGCTGCGCACCGAGGAGCTGTCCCGGTTCGCGAACGGCCCGGTCGCCGTGCCGACCCCGACCGGGGAGCGCCTGCACTGGGACGTCCTGTCCCTGTGGGCGGGCATCACGGCGGGGTTCCGCGCCGCGGGCGCCACGGGCGCAGCGGGCGCAGCCGGACCGGTCGCGAGCATCGGGATCGACTCGTGGGCCGTCGACCACGGCCTGCTGGACCCGGACGGCGCCCTGCTCGGCAACCCGGTGCACTACCGGGACGCCCGCACGGCCGGCTGGCCCGAGCGCCTGACGGCCGCGCTCCCGGCGCCCGAGCACTACGCCACCACCGGCACCCAGGTGCAGCCGTTCAACACGGTGTACCAGCTCGCAGCGGCGGCGGGCGACGCCCAGCTCGCGGCAGCCGAGCGGCTGCTCATGATCCCGGACCTGCTCGGCGCCTGGCTCACGGGCCGGCACGTCACCGAGCTCACCAACGCGTCCACCACCGGCCTCCTCGACGTCCGCAGCGGGACCTGGAGCCCGCGGGTGCTCGACGCCGTCCGCGCGGCCACCGGCCGCGACGTGGCGCGGCTGCTCGCTCCGGTCGTCCCCCCGGCGACGGTCGTCGGGGGCCTCCTGCCGCACGTGGAAGCCGAGCTCGGCCTCCCCGGCACGCGGCTCGTCGCGGTCGGCTCGCACGACACCGCCTCGGCCGTGGCCGCGGTGCCGATGGCGGGCGACGCCGCGTACGTGTCGTCGGGCACGTGGTCGCTGGTCGGCCTCGAGCTCGACGAGCCCGTCCTCACCGAGGACAGCCGGGCGGCGAACTTCACGAACGAGCTCGGCGTCGACGGCACCGTCCGGTACCTGCGGAACGTCGCGGGCCTGTGGCTGCTGCAGGAGAGCATGCGGACCTGGGCCGACCGGGGCGACCCGCGGGACGTCGCGGACCTCGTGGCGGCCGCCGCGGACGTCCCGGCGCTGCGGACCGTGGTCGACGTCGACGACCCGGTGTTCGCACCGCCGGGGGACATGCCCGCGCGGATCGCGGACGCCGCGCGCCGGACGGGCCAGCCCGTCCCCGAGGACCCGGCGGCGGTCACCCGCTGCATCCTCGACTCGCTCGCCCTGGCCTACCGCCGGGCCATCCGCACGGCCTCGACGCTCACGGGGCGATCGGTCGAGGTCGTGCACGTCGTCGGCGGCGGGTGCCGGAACGCCCTGCTCTGCCGGCTCACCGCCGACGCCACCGGGCTGCCGGTGGTGGCGGGACCGGTCGAGGGGACGGCGATGGGGAACCTGCTGACGCAGGCGCTCGCCCTCGGCCAGATCGACGGCGGGCTGACCGCGGTGCGCGAGGTCGTGCGCGCGTCGGTCGACCTCGTCCGCTACGACCCGACGGGTCCGGACCTCGCCTGGCAACGGGCCGAGGACCGGCTCCGGCCCTGA
- a CDS encoding LacI family DNA-binding transcriptional regulator has product MATIKDVARLAGVSPMTASRVVNGTGNVGADAAARVHDAVTTLGYTRNHAASTLRRRGGPTWTVGLVIENVANPFQAQLHREIEDAVRARGSLVLAASTDEDPQRMAELVQELRSRQVDGLVVAPPPGDQSYLAVARRQGIPVVLVDRPADGIAAPAVLSDGRAGTQEAVSHLVAHGHRRIAYVTDLRSATMRERHAGFLDGLRVHGLDADPAVVRTDVETPEAAYATVLRLLDLPQPPTAVVTGRDGTTIGALRALHHAGAQRRVALVGFDDVELADLVEPGLTVVAQDPVAVGRSAARLLLDQLARPDEVVEGVRLRTTLIPRGSGEIPAG; this is encoded by the coding sequence GTGGCGACTATCAAGGACGTGGCGCGACTGGCCGGTGTCAGCCCCATGACGGCGTCGCGCGTCGTGAACGGCACGGGCAACGTCGGCGCCGACGCCGCGGCGCGCGTGCACGACGCCGTGACGACCCTCGGCTACACCCGGAACCACGCCGCCTCCACGCTGCGGCGGCGCGGCGGCCCCACGTGGACGGTCGGCCTCGTGATCGAGAACGTGGCCAACCCGTTCCAGGCGCAGCTGCACCGCGAGATCGAGGACGCGGTGCGGGCGCGCGGCTCCCTCGTCCTGGCCGCCAGCACCGACGAGGACCCGCAGCGGATGGCGGAGCTCGTCCAGGAGCTCCGGTCGCGGCAGGTCGACGGGCTCGTCGTCGCCCCGCCGCCGGGCGACCAGTCCTACCTGGCCGTCGCGCGCCGGCAGGGCATCCCGGTGGTCCTCGTGGACCGGCCCGCGGACGGCATCGCCGCGCCCGCCGTGCTGTCCGACGGCCGCGCCGGGACGCAGGAGGCGGTCTCGCACCTCGTGGCGCACGGCCACCGGCGGATCGCCTACGTCACCGACCTGCGCTCCGCCACCATGCGGGAGCGGCACGCCGGGTTCCTCGACGGCCTGCGGGTGCACGGGCTCGACGCGGACCCGGCCGTCGTGCGCACCGACGTCGAGACGCCCGAGGCCGCGTACGCGACCGTGCTGCGGCTGCTCGACCTGCCGCAGCCGCCGACCGCCGTCGTCACCGGGCGCGACGGCACGACGATCGGGGCCCTGCGCGCGCTGCACCACGCGGGGGCGCAGCGCCGGGTGGCGCTCGTCGGGTTCGACGACGTGGAGCTCGCCGACCTCGTGGAGCCCGGGCTCACCGTGGTGGCGCAGGACCCCGTCGCCGTGGGGCGCAGCGCGGCGCGGCTGCTGCTCGACCAGCTCGCGCGGCCGGACGAGGTGGTCGAGGGCGTGCGGCTGCGGACGACGCTGATCCCCCGGGGGTCGGGGGAGATCCCGGCGGGCTGA
- the rhaI gene encoding L-rhamnose isomerase produces MSFTPALNETLARQAIELPSWAFGNAGTRFKVFSTPGTPRTIQEKLADAAQVNRLTGLAPSVALHIPWDLVDDYGALAAYAQDLGVRLGTVNSNTFQDDDYKLGSLTHVDPRIRRKAIDHHFACIDVMDATGSRDLKIWLPDGTNYPGQGDIRGRQDRLADSLQQIYARLGEHQRLVLEYKIFEPYFYTMDVPDWGTSYAHVTALGERAMVCLDTGHHAPSTNIEFIVAQLLRLGRLGSFDFNSRFYADDDLIVGAADPFQLFRIIAEVVRGGGLEAGSPVAFMLDQCHNIEDKIPGQIRSVLNVQEMTARALLIDQAALRAAQDAGDVLGANAIYMDAFYTDVRPALADWREDRGLPRDPVAAYAASGYAERIAADRVGGTQAGWGA; encoded by the coding sequence ATGTCTTTCACCCCCGCCCTCAACGAGACCCTCGCCCGGCAGGCGATCGAGCTGCCGTCGTGGGCGTTCGGCAATGCCGGGACGCGGTTCAAGGTGTTCAGCACGCCCGGGACGCCGCGCACGATCCAGGAGAAGCTGGCGGACGCGGCGCAGGTGAATCGACTCACGGGGTTGGCGCCGTCCGTGGCGCTGCACATCCCGTGGGACCTGGTGGACGACTACGGCGCCCTCGCGGCCTACGCCCAGGACCTCGGGGTGCGGTTGGGGACGGTGAACTCGAACACGTTCCAGGACGACGACTACAAGCTCGGGTCCCTGACCCACGTCGACCCGCGCATCCGGCGCAAGGCCATCGACCACCACTTCGCGTGCATCGACGTGATGGACGCCACGGGGTCGCGGGACCTGAAGATCTGGCTGCCGGACGGCACGAACTACCCGGGCCAGGGCGACATCCGGGGCCGGCAGGACCGGCTGGCGGACTCCCTGCAGCAGATCTACGCGCGCCTGGGCGAGCACCAGCGGCTGGTGCTGGAGTACAAGATCTTCGAGCCGTACTTCTACACGATGGACGTCCCGGACTGGGGCACGTCCTACGCCCACGTCACGGCGCTCGGGGAGCGGGCGATGGTGTGCCTGGACACCGGGCACCACGCCCCGTCGACGAACATCGAGTTCATCGTCGCCCAGCTGCTGCGCCTGGGCCGGCTCGGGTCGTTCGACTTCAACTCGAGGTTCTACGCCGACGACGACCTGATCGTGGGGGCGGCCGACCCGTTCCAGCTGTTCCGGATCATCGCCGAGGTCGTGCGCGGCGGCGGCCTGGAGGCCGGGTCCCCGGTGGCGTTCATGCTCGACCAGTGCCACAACATCGAGGACAAGATCCCCGGGCAGATCCGCTCGGTGCTCAACGTCCAGGAGATGACCGCCCGCGCCCTGCTCATCGACCAGGCCGCCCTCCGGGCCGCGCAGGACGCCGGCGACGTCCTGGGCGCCAACGCGATCTACATGGACGCGTTCTACACCGACGTGCGCCCGGCCCTGGCGGACTGGCGCGAGGACCGCGGCCTGCCCCGCGACCCGGTCGCCGCCTACGCCGCCTCCGGCTACGCCGAGCGCATCGCCGCCGACCGCGTCGGCGGCACCCAGGCCGGCTGGGGCGCCTGA
- a CDS encoding TIGR03557 family F420-dependent LLM class oxidoreductase produces the protein MTRFGYTLMTEQSGPKQLVGYAGDAERLGFDFLVSSDHYFPWLDEQGHAPYAWSLLGAVAQVTSRVDLMTYVTCPTVRYHPAVVAQKAATLGVLSDGRFTLGLGAGESLNEHVVGERWPAVGERHDMLEEAVEVIRALLDGERLTFDGVHFRVDSAKVWDLPEQPVEIGVAVSGAQSISRFAPLADHLITTEPEADLIAGWDRARAEAGDLPRSRKIGQIPISWDPDADAAKQRAHEQFRWFAGGWHVNADLPTTEAFAAASQYVRPEDVAGTIPCGPDLDAVVEAVSAYWEAGFTDIALVQVGDAAQQRFLDEAAGPLLEKLRAAAPTD, from the coding sequence ATGACGCGATTCGGGTACACCCTCATGACCGAGCAGTCCGGCCCGAAGCAGCTCGTCGGGTACGCCGGCGACGCCGAGCGCCTCGGGTTCGACTTCCTCGTGTCCAGCGACCACTACTTCCCGTGGCTGGACGAGCAGGGGCACGCCCCGTACGCCTGGTCGCTGCTCGGTGCGGTCGCCCAGGTGACCTCGCGCGTCGACCTCATGACCTACGTGACCTGCCCGACCGTCCGGTACCACCCGGCCGTCGTCGCGCAGAAGGCCGCCACCCTGGGCGTGCTGTCCGACGGGCGGTTCACGCTCGGGCTCGGGGCGGGGGAGAGCCTCAACGAGCACGTCGTCGGGGAGCGGTGGCCGGCCGTCGGCGAGCGGCACGACATGCTCGAGGAGGCCGTCGAGGTCATCCGGGCGCTGCTCGACGGGGAGCGCCTGACGTTCGACGGCGTGCACTTCCGGGTCGACTCCGCGAAGGTCTGGGACCTGCCGGAGCAGCCGGTGGAGATCGGCGTGGCGGTGTCCGGAGCGCAGTCGATCTCCCGGTTCGCGCCGCTCGCGGACCACCTGATCACCACCGAGCCGGAGGCCGACCTGATCGCGGGCTGGGACCGGGCCCGCGCCGAGGCCGGGGACCTGCCGCGCTCGCGGAAGATCGGGCAGATCCCGATCTCGTGGGACCCGGATGCCGACGCCGCGAAGCAGCGGGCGCACGAGCAGTTCCGCTGGTTCGCCGGCGGGTGGCACGTGAACGCGGACCTGCCGACCACCGAGGCGTTCGCGGCGGCGAGCCAGTACGTCCGCCCCGAGGACGTCGCCGGGACCATCCCGTGCGGGCCGGACCTGGACGCCGTGGTCGAGGCCGTGAGCGCCTACTGGGAGGCCGGCTTCACCGACATCGCCCTGGTGCAGGTGGGTGACGCGGCGCAGCAGCGGTTCCTCGACGAGGCCGCCGGCCCCCTGCTCGAGAAGCTCCGCGCCGCCGCCCCGACTGACTGA
- a CDS encoding siderophore-interacting protein, with protein sequence MTASTTAPAVTTPFRFFGVRVARIVDLSPSFRRFTFTGPDLDQFADNGYDQRIKLLLPLPCGYDSVPQGEQWYLEWRDLPDELRHPIRTYTARDARNDVRELDVDIVLHGDAGPASRWANRAVVGDGLVVLGPNREHDGPAGGIDFVPPAHADRLLIAGDETAAPAIAGILQRLPRDARGEAIVEVPVTGDAIPVDAPAGVTVRWLPRDGAAHGSLLVPAVQAACARLMPGEAPLPDGAALEDVDIDHGILWEVPVDHATGEPLARSAALYAWLAGEAGAIKTLRRHLVGSCGVDRKAVAFMGYWREGRAEGV encoded by the coding sequence ATGACCGCGTCCACCACCGCACCGGCCGTCACCACGCCGTTCCGGTTCTTCGGCGTCCGGGTCGCGCGCATCGTGGACCTCAGCCCGTCCTTCCGGCGGTTCACGTTCACCGGCCCCGACCTCGACCAGTTCGCGGACAACGGCTACGACCAGCGCATCAAGCTGCTGCTCCCGCTCCCCTGCGGCTACGACTCCGTCCCCCAGGGCGAGCAGTGGTACCTGGAGTGGCGCGACCTGCCCGACGAGCTGCGCCACCCGATCCGCACCTACACCGCCCGCGACGCCCGGAACGACGTCCGCGAGCTCGACGTCGACATCGTGCTGCACGGCGACGCCGGCCCGGCGTCCCGGTGGGCGAACCGCGCGGTCGTCGGGGACGGGCTGGTCGTCCTCGGCCCCAACCGCGAGCACGACGGCCCGGCCGGCGGCATCGACTTCGTCCCGCCCGCGCACGCCGACCGGCTGCTGATCGCCGGCGACGAGACCGCGGCCCCCGCCATCGCGGGCATCCTCCAGCGCCTGCCCCGCGACGCCCGCGGCGAGGCGATCGTCGAGGTCCCCGTCACCGGCGACGCCATCCCCGTCGACGCGCCCGCGGGCGTCACCGTGCGCTGGTTGCCCCGCGACGGCGCCGCGCACGGCTCGCTGCTGGTCCCCGCCGTCCAGGCGGCCTGCGCCCGGCTCATGCCCGGCGAGGCCCCGCTGCCGGACGGCGCCGCGTTGGAGGACGTCGACATCGACCACGGGATCCTCTGGGAGGTGCCGGTCGACCACGCCACCGGGGAGCCGCTCGCGCGGTCCGCGGCGCTCTACGCGTGGCTCGCGGGGGAGGCGGGGGCGATCAAGACGCTCCGCCGGCACCTCGTGGGGTCGTGCGGGGTGGACCGGAAGGCCGTGGCGTTCATGGGGTACTGGCGCGAGGGGCGGGCCGAGGGGGTCTGA
- a CDS encoding VIT1/CCC1 transporter family protein: MPPTETSPGAVAPTRRQIRRWRRYLADERAEAAAYRDLASRRTGEERAILLALADAEKRHEQHWLDLLGDQVGRPLRGDYRSRVLGWLARRLGGVFVLALAQRAESRSAYASDVDATATMAADERIHEEVVRSLAMRGRNRISGTFRAAVFGANDGLVSNLALVLGIGASGVATSTVLLTGLAGLLAGALSMGAGEYVSVRSQRELLEASRPSRQAREALPHLDLDANELALVYRARGMSEDAARDRASSVLANLAVLDEPAGAPLGADEADDAAPEVDEHETVGSAVGAAAASFCFFATGALIPVLPYLLGMEGWPAVALASGLVGVALLGTGATVGVLSGSSPAKRALRQLAIGFGAAAATYLLGLAFGTSAA; encoded by the coding sequence GTGCCTCCCACCGAGACCTCCCCGGGCGCCGTCGCGCCCACCCGCCGGCAGATCCGCCGCTGGCGCCGCTACCTCGCCGACGAGCGCGCCGAGGCCGCCGCCTACCGCGACCTGGCCTCCCGCCGCACCGGCGAGGAGCGGGCGATCCTGCTGGCGCTCGCGGACGCCGAGAAGCGCCACGAGCAGCACTGGCTGGACCTCCTGGGCGACCAGGTCGGGCGGCCCCTGCGCGGCGACTACCGGTCGCGGGTGCTCGGCTGGCTCGCGCGCCGGCTCGGCGGGGTCTTCGTGCTCGCCCTGGCGCAGCGCGCGGAGTCCCGGTCGGCCTACGCGTCCGACGTCGACGCCACCGCGACGATGGCCGCCGACGAGCGGATCCACGAGGAGGTCGTCCGCAGCCTGGCGATGCGCGGGCGCAACCGGATCTCGGGGACGTTCCGCGCGGCGGTGTTCGGGGCGAACGACGGCCTGGTGAGCAACCTCGCGCTGGTGCTCGGCATCGGGGCCTCCGGCGTCGCGACGTCGACCGTCCTGCTCACGGGCCTGGCGGGCCTGCTCGCCGGTGCGCTGTCCATGGGCGCCGGCGAGTACGTGTCCGTGCGGTCGCAGCGCGAGCTGCTCGAGGCGTCGCGGCCGAGCCGGCAGGCCCGCGAGGCGCTGCCGCACCTGGACCTCGACGCGAACGAGCTCGCCCTCGTCTACCGGGCGCGCGGCATGTCCGAGGACGCGGCCCGGGACCGGGCGAGCAGCGTGCTGGCGAACCTGGCGGTGCTGGACGAGCCCGCCGGGGCGCCGCTCGGGGCCGACGAGGCCGACGACGCCGCCCCGGAGGTCGACGAGCACGAGACGGTGGGTTCCGCGGTCGGTGCTGCCGCCGCGAGCTTCTGCTTCTTCGCGACCGGCGCGCTGATCCCCGTGCTGCCGTACCTGCTCGGCATGGAGGGCTGGCCCGCGGTCGCGCTGGCGTCCGGCCTGGTCGGCGTCGCGCTGCTCGGCACCGGGGCGACGGTCGGCGTGCTGTCCGGGTCGAGCCCCGCGAAGCGCGCGCTGCGCCAGCTGGCCATCGGTTTCGGCGCCGCCGCTGCGACCTACCTGCTCGGCCTGGCGTTCGGCACGTCGGCCGCGTGA
- a CDS encoding class II aldolase/adducin family protein gives MPLHEPFPELDELLAAMGEAGSRICDIDASEAGAGNISVYIGWDVELRRRFPITEEITLPLAAPALAGKTVLATGSGRRLRQLKDDPEAAIGAVRVREGGTTATLYTSPRRLFERLTSEFNSHLAVHQDQVARRGIDFQAVVHAQPPHLTYLSHIPAYRDTKAMNAAILRWEPESIVSLSQGIEVLEFMIPGSDELQAANVAGLREREIVLWSKHGTMSRSDFSVTRAVDRVEYAETGAKYEYMDLVAGRQAQGLTREEITAVANEFDIDSPWA, from the coding sequence ATGCCCCTGCACGAACCGTTCCCCGAGCTCGACGAGCTGCTGGCCGCCATGGGCGAGGCCGGCTCGCGCATCTGCGACATCGACGCCTCCGAGGCCGGCGCCGGGAACATCTCGGTCTACATCGGCTGGGACGTCGAGCTGCGCCGCCGGTTCCCGATCACCGAGGAGATCACGCTTCCCCTCGCGGCCCCGGCGCTCGCCGGGAAGACCGTCCTCGCGACCGGGTCCGGCCGCCGGCTGCGGCAGCTCAAGGACGACCCGGAGGCCGCGATCGGCGCGGTCCGCGTCCGCGAGGGCGGCACGACCGCGACGCTGTACACGTCCCCACGCCGCCTGTTCGAGCGCCTGACCTCGGAGTTCAACTCGCACCTCGCGGTGCACCAGGACCAGGTCGCCCGCCGGGGCATCGACTTCCAGGCGGTCGTGCACGCCCAGCCGCCGCACCTGACGTACCTGTCGCACATCCCGGCCTACCGGGACACGAAGGCGATGAACGCGGCGATCCTGCGCTGGGAGCCGGAGTCGATCGTGTCGCTGTCCCAGGGCATCGAGGTGCTGGAGTTCATGATCCCGGGCTCCGACGAGCTCCAGGCCGCGAACGTCGCGGGGCTGCGGGAGCGGGAGATCGTGCTGTGGTCGAAGCACGGCACGATGTCGCGCTCGGACTTCTCGGTCACCCGGGCCGTTGACCGCGTCGAGTACGCGGAGACCGGAGCGAAGTACGAGTACATGGACCTGGTCGCGGGGCGGCAGGCGCAGGGCCTGACCCGCGAGGAGATCACGGCGGTCGCGAACGAGTTCGACATCGACTCGCCCTGGGCCTGA
- a CDS encoding ABC transporter substrate-binding protein: MATAAVTVLAGGALAACGGGSGGDDSTFTILQYETTSTAQYKGWQVALEMFREAHPDVDVEFATTSFDSIRSNAKILLTGDDVPDVMLVNTGNADGGQLAAQGLLDPLTDVVEENGWDEDITGSVAALAKYDENGHAGSGDWYGVPNVASFFTFFYNADMLAEHGYDAPPATMAELEEMFDAFLADGITPVSSNAGEHAVLQTWWQLISAQADRQEVDDFIFLQGEPDVTSGAFEAGTTQLQDWIEKGYLGSQLAGIKADEMERAFIAGEFPFMAQGTWSFSRVAEEADFAWGTFAFPESSLNAGASGHLWSVPANSANKELAYDWIATTLSPEVQNAIASEGGIPVAGDTAAIEDPKMRELNEQFDQIKAADALSFYPDYPVPGLLDFQMSELQAMTNGSTDAASFLAGLQDFYDSGKDS, translated from the coding sequence GTGGCCACCGCGGCCGTGACGGTCCTGGCGGGCGGGGCGCTCGCCGCCTGCGGCGGCGGGTCGGGCGGCGACGACTCGACCTTCACGATCCTGCAGTACGAGACGACGTCCACCGCGCAGTACAAGGGCTGGCAGGTCGCCCTCGAGATGTTCCGCGAGGCGCACCCCGACGTCGACGTCGAGTTCGCCACGACGAGCTTCGACTCGATCCGGTCCAACGCGAAGATCCTGCTGACCGGCGACGACGTCCCGGACGTGATGCTGGTCAACACCGGCAACGCCGACGGCGGCCAGCTCGCCGCGCAGGGGCTGCTCGACCCGCTGACCGACGTGGTCGAGGAGAACGGCTGGGACGAGGACATCACCGGCTCGGTCGCCGCGCTCGCGAAGTACGACGAGAACGGCCACGCGGGCTCCGGCGACTGGTACGGCGTGCCGAACGTGGCGTCGTTCTTCACGTTCTTCTACAACGCCGACATGCTCGCCGAGCACGGCTACGACGCCCCGCCGGCGACGATGGCCGAGCTCGAGGAGATGTTCGACGCGTTCCTCGCGGACGGCATCACCCCGGTGTCCAGCAACGCCGGGGAGCACGCGGTGCTCCAGACCTGGTGGCAGCTCATCTCCGCGCAGGCGGACCGCCAGGAGGTCGACGACTTCATCTTCCTGCAGGGCGAGCCCGACGTGACGTCCGGTGCGTTCGAGGCCGGCACCACGCAGCTCCAGGACTGGATCGAGAAGGGCTACCTCGGCTCCCAGCTCGCCGGCATCAAGGCCGACGAGATGGAGCGCGCGTTCATCGCCGGGGAGTTCCCGTTCATGGCGCAGGGCACGTGGTCGTTCAGCCGGGTCGCCGAGGAGGCGGACTTCGCGTGGGGCACCTTCGCGTTCCCGGAGTCGTCGCTGAACGCCGGCGCGTCCGGCCACCTGTGGAGCGTCCCGGCGAACTCGGCGAACAAGGAGCTCGCCTACGACTGGATCGCCACGACCCTGTCGCCCGAGGTCCAGAACGCGATCGCCTCGGAGGGCGGCATCCCGGTCGCCGGCGACACCGCCGCGATCGAGGACCCGAAGATGCGCGAGCTCAACGAGCAGTTCGACCAGATCAAGGCCGCCGACGCCCTGTCGTTCTACCCGGACTACCCGGTGCCGGGCCTGCTCGACTTCCAGATGAGCGAGCTCCAGGCGATGACGAACGGGTCCACCGACGCCGCGTCCTTCCTGGCCGGGCTGCAGGACTTCTACGACTCCGGCAAGGACTCCTGA
- a CDS encoding carbohydrate ABC transporter permease — MTATTPARPASPVRTRRPVSYWAYLIPMGVGFGAVVLVPFVMNLWYSFFSWKGGLAPRTWVGLDNYRELMQDDVFWRSFGNTLYLIGAVAVVPTIIGLVLAALLFDHVGRSFGSRAASVLRASYYLPQILPIAVAGVVWSWILETRDGALNSVLRSLGVTTLPDWLGDPSIALWSIMLMLVWLQIGYPVVVFMSALQRVDPELYEAAELDGAGWWRRFRAITVPHIRTDIYVVVLTATIGAMKLFAPVLILTKGGPESSTYVPSFFSYRNFFELSRVGYGAASATVLAVVIGLVAGGLIFWQARSVEADR; from the coding sequence ATGACAGCCACCACCCCCGCGCGCCCGGCGTCGCCCGTGCGCACCCGCCGGCCCGTCAGCTACTGGGCCTACCTGATCCCCATGGGCGTCGGGTTCGGCGCCGTCGTCCTCGTCCCGTTCGTCATGAACCTCTGGTACAGCTTCTTCAGCTGGAAGGGCGGGCTGGCGCCGCGGACCTGGGTCGGCCTCGACAACTACCGCGAGCTGATGCAGGACGACGTGTTCTGGCGCTCGTTCGGCAACACGCTCTACCTGATCGGCGCGGTGGCGGTCGTCCCGACGATCATCGGCCTCGTCCTCGCCGCCCTGCTGTTCGACCACGTCGGCCGGAGCTTCGGCTCCCGCGCGGCGTCGGTGCTCCGCGCGAGCTACTACCTGCCGCAGATCCTGCCGATCGCCGTCGCCGGCGTCGTGTGGAGCTGGATCCTCGAGACCCGCGACGGCGCGCTCAACTCGGTGCTCCGGTCGCTCGGCGTCACGACGCTGCCGGACTGGCTCGGCGACCCGTCGATCGCGCTGTGGTCGATCATGCTCATGCTCGTCTGGCTGCAGATCGGCTACCCGGTCGTGGTCTTCATGTCGGCGCTCCAGCGGGTCGACCCCGAGCTGTACGAGGCGGCCGAGCTCGACGGCGCCGGCTGGTGGCGGCGGTTCCGTGCGATCACCGTGCCGCACATCCGCACCGACATCTACGTGGTCGTGCTCACCGCGACGATCGGCGCGATGAAGCTGTTCGCCCCCGTGCTCATCCTCACCAAGGGCGGCCCCGAGAGCTCGACCTACGTGCCGTCGTTCTTCTCGTACCGGAACTTCTTCGAGCTGTCCCGGGTCGGCTACGGCGCCGCCTCGGCGACGGTGCTCGCGGTGGTCATCGGCCTGGTCGCCGGCGGCCTCATCTTCTGGCAGGCGCGTTCCGTGGAGGCCGACCGATGA
- a CDS encoding DUF2180 family protein, protein MLCYEDAKIENTVPAVAFCTSCGAGVCAAHVREGVMANVTTNAVGAPTVGPDRRVLRCLACH, encoded by the coding sequence GTGCTCTGCTACGAGGACGCCAAGATCGAGAACACGGTGCCCGCCGTGGCCTTCTGCACGAGCTGTGGGGCGGGCGTGTGCGCCGCGCACGTCCGGGAGGGCGTGATGGCGAACGTGACCACCAACGCCGTCGGCGCCCCGACCGTCGGTCCCGACCGGCGGGTGCTGCGCTGCCTCGCCTGCCACTAG